Proteins encoded within one genomic window of Episyrphus balteatus chromosome 1, idEpiBalt1.1, whole genome shotgun sequence:
- the LOC129921085 gene encoding proteasome subunit alpha type-5, which translates to MFLTRSEYDRGVNTFSPEGRLFQVEYAIEAIKLGSTAIGISTPEGVVLAVEKRITSPLMEPGTVEKISEVDKHIGCATSGLMADARTLIDRARVECQNHWFVYNERMTIESCAQAVSTLAIQFGDSGDGGSAMSRPFGVAILFAGIEDGKPQLWHMDPSGTYIRYGAKAIGSGSEGAQQNLQDNYTKEMTLNEAIELALNTLKQVMEEKLNSTNVEVMTMTPDALFRMYTKEEVEQVITKLV; encoded by the exons ATGTTTCTTACCCGATCCGAATACGATAGAGGAGTAAACACCTTCTCCCCCGAAGGTCGTCTCTTCCAAGTGGAATATGCAATTGAAGCAATTAAATTGGGTTCCACAGCAATCGGCATTTCAACTCCTGAAG GAGTCGTATTGGCAGTCGAGAAACGTATCACTTCACCTCTAATGGAACCAGGTACCGTTGAAAAGATCTCCGAAGTTGACAAGCACATTGGATGTGCCACATCCGGGCTAATGGCTGACGCACGAACTTTAATCGACCGGGCTCGTGTCGAATGCCAAAATCATTGGTTTGTCTACAATGAACGTATGACAATTGAGTCGTGTGCTCAGGCAGTGTCCACTTTGGCCATTCAATTCGGAGACAGTGGAGATGGTGGTTCGGCCATGAGTCGTCCATTCGGTGTGGCTATTTTGTTTGCTGGAATTGAAGATGGCAAACCACAATTGTGGCATATGGATCCTTCAGGGACTTACATTCGATATGGAGCCAAGGCAATTGGTTCGGGTAGTGAAGGAGCCCAGCAGAATTTGCAAGATAATTACACAAAAGAGATGACTTTGAATGAAGCTATTGAGTTGGCTTTAAACACTTTGAAACAAGTCATGGAAGAGAAACTGAATTCGACAAATGTTGAGGTAATGACAATGACTCCAGATGCACTCTTCCGGATGTATACTAAGGAAGAAGTGGAACAAGTTATTACCAAGCTTGTTTAG